From the genome of Hippoglossus stenolepis isolate QCI-W04-F060 chromosome 13, HSTE1.2, whole genome shotgun sequence:
ATCCATCTTGGACGActgattatttaatttctttaatctggtctattttatttaatagtttcttttcttttgagaaTTTTTATCGAGTTTTTAAAAGCGTGTTTCTTGGCAGCCGAACCTGATCTGTATCTGTGTCTCCACTTGCTCTCCAGTGTTGTGTGGTTGTTGGTGGGTCAGAGAGATTGACACTAGGTTGTTCATGAATGATTCAGCTGAGAAATCTGAGCCACGTCCCCGTGAACGGCTCCAGTTCCTCAAACGTTCCCAGATTCACTTCTGCACGAGCGCAGCATGTTCAGGGCTTTTGTGTCGTCACGTGAGCTGAGGTATTGTTGTGCGTCGGTTTCTGGTCGTGCAGGACGGTGGTGAGTACAGGCTGTTTGACTTGTTCTACATGATGTCTGTCTTTTCATCtaaagttgttgtcttttcattAAAGTTGTTCTTGCACAGAAGAGGATGGATTCAGTTTGTTATTCTTTACTCTGTCTGTTACTGAGAATGTTTGGTTGAGACTTCACTAGTGTCAGGTTCACGTCTCGGCAACGTGGCACCACCACCCAGCAGTTAACTAACACTGTTAACAACGTTGTGTTTagtaacacacactcatcagtaTCTGAGTCTATGTTTGCGGGACTgaaaactttcattttacaaaataaacgATGTAGAAAAGAttcacatttatgtttgttgtgtttattttcttatttcaagtTCTACATATGtggttgtatttatgttttctttttattaatagttattttttaataaagttcaTGGTTTACTGTAgaatatcaaacctcaattacatttcttcagggtttgataacgacagCTTAccattttctaaattaaatatctAATTATGTGCTGCACCGTATTGGCTGGACTCTAGttgttttccactttcacaTCCATTCTCTGCTTAGTTATCACCATGGTAACGAGGAGGACTACGTGTGTAGGTGAATCTTTTCCTGTCGTCTCTGCAGGAGTCACATGAAACGAGTTCAGTCAGAAAATGGAGGCTCGGCAGCTGAAGAGAGACGTTGAGGCTCTGATGTGAGTCGACAGAggtcaaagaaaaataacatgaaTCGTATTTTATAATAACAGGTTTTGATTTTCTCTGATTTGAACAGTGGTGATTACATCGGACAGAAACTCAGAGAGAATTCATTTGATCCAAAGGGGAAGGGGACGTCCACGATGCTGGATGACCTGGTGAAGAACTGCACTCAGTTTAATATTAGTTTACACCATCAATTAtctaaataacacaaatatttaaCGTTTTACTCAAATTcagcttctgtgtttttatttgtttcaggcTCACTATGATCTTGCGATCAGTGTCGCCCTCTGGTGGTTGGACAAGGAAGAAGGAAGGGACGTGCTCCACAGTGACATCATGTAGACTGCTTTGGTTTTAAATTActctaaaaactaaaactacagCTGTAGgttgaagttgtttttatttaaccacAGAATTTGGgacaaatgttcagtttgactcaaagatgaactgattcgaatTTTgtgctcaaaggtcaaagatcaagcCCCTAGTGACCTCATGAAACATTTCACCTTTTGAACATGACATTTTAAGCCTAccttaaaggtcaaaggtcatggtgacctcatatgacTTTATAAGATAATGTATGTGGACTGAAACTGCTCCGGATGATGGAGGCGTGCGACCACCGACCAGTGATTCCAGTTGTTTCATGTCGTAACAAAGCCTCACGTTACTTGCTTTGGAAGTAACAAGGTTAAACTGCACTTGTCAGAGGTTTATAACTGTTTATATgttaaaacacagaagaaatgaaCAAGGGTTTTATTCTCAGTGGCTTCAAGGCAGAAATATGAACACGTTCAACACGGTCTGTTGTGATTCCAGCCTCGAGTCTTTGAATTTCCACTGAAATGAGCGTTATGTGACTTTTCTCTGTCAGTGGAGCAACATACAGCTCAGGAAGTTCCCAGTATCCTAATCGCTTGGAGCGCGAGGCCATGATCCTGTCATCGTTTGCTGGGATTATTATGGTGAGTGGTTTTTATACATGAACGCAGCTTCTATTCACGTCCCACTAAGGgttaaataataagaaatacatttaaaaagtcctACGAGGGaatgaggaagaaagaaatgtgcagATGTTTGATGAAAGATGCTCGAACTTCTTCTGTTGTTCTTACCTGAATATTTCCTCCTGGGAGCCGAGGAAAAAAAGAGTTGTCCAATTTGTTGTGATTGCAAGAGTTGtgatttcctttttattttgggtttattttactttcaacACTGTGACTTCTGCCTCGTTTTCCTGCTTCACTTAAAATCTTCATCTTGAAGTTTTGAACCTGTGTTTCAGAGTAGTTTGCCTGTGGAGGAAATCTTGGATCTGTACAAGTGTAAACCAGCAGCGTTGTATCCCGACCAGCAATCCAAGGTACGAGTTTCACACATtataagaaacacacaaactgtttgtCTGATCGTTTTCTAAACATTTGAGGAGGTGACGACATTCCGGTAAATTCcaaattttgtttttgactCAGGGCTCAATCGTCtgtcccttccctctctcctacCATCCCTTCGCCATGCTGGGTTCTTACAAGGCAGTGAACCACTCCAAGAAGCACAGTGAGTGTAAACAGAGATTAGACACAGTTATCAGGTGTTAACTAACGCAGTGGATCGAAGTCTTTGTCAGCTTGTGCCCCCTAGAGGCCAAACAGTGTCACATCACAACACTTCATCACGGTTTTATACTTAAAGTCTTATAGTTTTATACTTAAAGGAGCGATGCCATCtgcaaatgtttaaattcaaaaCCTTTTCTATAGTCCAAccaaaacaagtttattttaaaaatatgcatatctatttatattgtgtgtatatataattaAACCTTGAATATAACCTGTTGTAG
Proteins encoded in this window:
- the LOC118120549 gene encoding uncharacterized protein C2orf80 isoform X3; translation: MEARQLKRDVEALIGDYIGQKLRENSFDPKGKGTSTMLDDLAHYDLAISVALWWLDKEEGRDVLHSDIIGATYSSGSSQYPNRLEREAMILSSFAGIIMSSLPVEEILDLYKCKPAALYPDQQSKGSIVCPFPLSYHPFAMLGSYKAVNHSKKHNEKLKRWLSERAKANATPRPVSALSSSSSSSQSFLS
- the LOC118120549 gene encoding uncharacterized protein C2orf80 isoform X1: MEARQLKRDVEALIGDYIGQKLRENSFDPKGKGTSTMLDDLAHYDLAISVALWWLDKEEGRDVLHSDIIGATYSSGSSQYPNRLEREAMILSSFAGIIMSSLPVEEILDLYKCKPAALYPDQQSKGSIVCPFPLSYHPFAMLGSYKAVNHSKKHNEKLKRWLSERAKANATPRPVSALSSSSSSSQSFLSDSSDGHEEGAEHYEGSQESLQD